The following are encoded together in the Iodobacter fluviatilis genome:
- a CDS encoding NAD(P)H-hydrate dehydratase — protein MKNAPLFFSHTLRQIETAAASLSLMQRAGKTSTQWVLKHYPNAQNIYVLAGSGNNGGDALLTAKQLRHAGKNVFLRLSAPVTQPDAQQALSEWLACGGQIQNHTTLHADLAIDGLYGIGLNRVLSATDSQIIQELQALACPIIALDIPSGLMADNGAGNAVQATHTLSFIAHKPGQFTGQGCNACGDIHLLNLQISQSFYPEPDGYLQTIAPSAIANLLRKADSHKGSYGTVGIIGGATAMVGATLLAGRAALKLGAGRVVLGLLDKILSVDPTQPELMLHPAAAALQHPALTMLVIGPGLGTSQEAMALVQQSIASPLPLLLDADALNLLASTSQLAVAITQRSAATILTPHPAEAARLLQTSTAAVQANRIAAAKTIAERYHATVLLKGAGSICTDGQSWSINGSGNAALASAGQGDVLSGIIAALIAQGLAPLAAVRSGCWLHGRAAEDWCRENLGGIGLSASETIIYARAALNHALATCE, from the coding sequence ATGAAAAATGCCCCGCTCTTTTTTAGCCACACCTTAAGGCAAATCGAAACCGCTGCGGCCAGCTTGTCGCTCATGCAAAGAGCGGGCAAAACCAGCACGCAATGGGTGCTGAAACACTACCCTAATGCGCAAAATATTTATGTTTTGGCAGGATCTGGCAATAATGGCGGCGATGCTTTACTCACCGCAAAACAGCTACGTCATGCCGGTAAAAATGTTTTTCTACGGCTTAGCGCGCCAGTAACACAGCCAGATGCGCAGCAGGCCTTGTCCGAATGGTTGGCCTGCGGTGGACAAATCCAAAACCACACCACCTTACACGCTGATTTAGCCATTGATGGCCTCTATGGCATTGGGCTTAATCGCGTACTTTCTGCCACTGATAGCCAAATAATCCAAGAGCTGCAAGCGCTGGCCTGCCCTATTATTGCTTTAGATATCCCCAGTGGATTAATGGCCGATAATGGTGCAGGCAACGCGGTGCAAGCCACTCACACACTCAGCTTTATAGCGCATAAACCTGGCCAATTTACCGGCCAAGGCTGTAATGCCTGTGGTGATATTCATTTACTCAATTTACAAATCTCCCAGTCTTTCTACCCAGAGCCAGATGGCTATTTACAAACGATAGCACCTAGCGCCATTGCCAATTTACTGCGCAAAGCGGATAGCCATAAAGGCAGTTACGGCACCGTAGGGATTATTGGCGGAGCAACAGCTATGGTTGGCGCCACGCTACTCGCTGGCCGCGCCGCGTTAAAATTAGGCGCAGGCCGTGTGGTACTTGGCTTACTCGATAAAATATTAAGCGTAGACCCCACACAGCCCGAGCTTATGCTGCATCCTGCAGCAGCTGCGCTCCAACACCCCGCGCTCACCATGCTAGTGATTGGCCCTGGGCTTGGCACTAGCCAAGAGGCAATGGCGCTGGTACAGCAAAGCATTGCCAGCCCGCTGCCACTGCTGCTAGACGCAGATGCTCTTAATCTACTGGCAAGCACTAGCCAGTTAGCCGTAGCCATCACCCAGCGAAGTGCAGCCACTATTCTTACCCCGCACCCTGCAGAAGCAGCAAGACTGCTGCAAACCAGCACCGCAGCAGTGCAAGCCAACCGCATTGCTGCAGCCAAAACCATTGCCGAGCGTTATCACGCCACGGTACTACTCAAAGGTGCAGGATCAATTTGTACGGATGGGCAATCTTGGAGCATCAACGGCAGCGGCAATGCCGCCCTTGCCAGTGCTGGCCAAGGCGATGTGTTATCCGGCATCATCGCCGCACTCATCGCTCAAGGCCTAGCGCCATTGGCGGCGGTACGAAGCGGCTGCTGGCTACATGGCAGAGCAGCAGAAGACTGGTGCAGGGAAAATTTAGGCGGGATAGGTCTAAGCGCCAGCGAAACGATCATCTATGCCAGAGCAGCCTTGAATCATGCTTTAGCGACTTGCGAGTAG
- a CDS encoding flagellar brake protein yields the protein MQQPPTLEPVFVSDPGPYLVTSSIEIKYLLSQLLEKGEIICLYPAGKREPFAISTFLAMDDQGLLFDGSNDKKTNEALTKENRILLVGVVNKVKIQFELPNANLVSYESRTAIRSAGPVQTLRMQRRDFYRLDIPMSQKVVCTIPLAHGGHPELLVTDISLGGLSLLGVSPDLPMVVGNTLHNCRIQLLDVGLIEIDMQVCIVIDVTLKNGIKTQRVGFRFFDLSGKMQTLIQRFINKIERQRISRE from the coding sequence ATGCAACAACCCCCAACACTAGAGCCGGTCTTTGTTTCTGACCCTGGGCCTTATCTAGTTACCTCTAGCATCGAAATTAAATACCTACTTAGCCAACTACTAGAAAAAGGCGAGATCATTTGCCTGTACCCAGCTGGCAAGCGCGAGCCTTTTGCGATTAGCACCTTCCTGGCGATGGATGATCAAGGCCTACTATTCGATGGTAGTAATGATAAAAAAACCAATGAAGCCCTAACTAAAGAAAACCGTATTTTGCTCGTTGGTGTGGTGAATAAAGTAAAAATCCAATTTGAGCTACCTAATGCCAATCTAGTTAGTTATGAGAGCCGAACGGCAATCCGTAGTGCGGGCCCCGTGCAAACTTTACGCATGCAAAGACGAGACTTTTATCGCCTTGATATTCCCATGTCACAAAAAGTGGTTTGCACCATTCCATTAGCGCATGGCGGTCATCCCGAGTTATTAGTCACGGATATTAGCTTGGGCGGTTTAAGCTTATTGGGCGTTTCGCCGGATCTACCCATGGTGGTTGGAAATACTTTGCATAATTGTCGAATTCAACTGCTTGATGTTGGTTTGATTGAGATCGATATGCAGGTATGCATTGTGATTGATGTAACGCTAAAAAACGGGATTAAAACCCAGCGCGTAGGCTTCCGTTTCTTTGACTTATCAGGAAAAATGCAAACGCTTATTCAGCGTTTTATCAATAAAATTGAACGCCAAAGAATCTCCCGCGAATGA
- a CDS encoding nucleotidyltransferase domain-containing protein, with the protein MSKPYVLDRQYAHLRAQICERAARLIAEDHLHDFALAKKKAAKQLGISEGRMMPSNQEIEIALASYRAVYQPEHNDSLNHLRLKALKIMRILAQFQPYLTGSVLSGVAGPNSDINLLLFLDDPKSAEIFLLNQHIAYDLLPAANGRQLADYPSLSFWYDNTQISLHVKPRAAERIKEERMRLDELEALLSFSGMVV; encoded by the coding sequence ATGAGCAAGCCATACGTTCTCGATCGCCAATATGCCCATCTACGCGCACAGATTTGTGAACGTGCCGCACGCTTAATTGCGGAAGATCATCTGCATGATTTTGCCTTAGCCAAAAAAAAAGCCGCCAAGCAACTTGGGATTAGTGAGGGGCGAATGATGCCCTCTAATCAAGAAATTGAAATCGCCTTGGCAAGCTATCGAGCGGTTTATCAACCTGAGCACAACGATAGCCTGAATCATTTGCGGCTAAAAGCACTCAAAATCATGCGTATTTTGGCGCAATTTCAACCCTATCTAACTGGCTCTGTACTTTCTGGCGTGGCAGGCCCCAATTCTGATATTAATTTGCTGCTGTTTTTAGATGACCCTAAATCAGCAGAGATTTTTCTACTCAACCAACACATCGCTTACGATCTTCTCCCTGCTGCCAATGGCCGCCAACTTGCTGACTACCCTTCACTTTCTTTTTGGTATGACAATACCCAAATTAGTTTGCATGTAAAGCCAAGGGCAGCAGAAAGAATTAAAGAAGAAAGAATGCGCCTTGATGAGCTAGAAGCATTACTCTCCTTTAGTGGCATGGTTGTTTAA
- a CDS encoding penicillin-binding protein 1A, translating to MSKRLLLIFAGILISLVILAAGLGAFALVITYPRLPSLEALTDYRPKIPLRIYTSDNVLIGEFGEERRAFTSIDQVPLLMKQAILSAEDERFYEHGGIDYLGVLRAMIGNLTSGQSKSGASTITMQVARNFYLSNEKTFTRKFNEALLSFKIEHNLSKDQILELYFNQIYLGQRAYGFASAAQTYYGKELKQLSPAEMAMLAGLPKAPSAYNPVVNPKRAQLRQQYVLRRMHELKFINDSDYEVAKSAPLVLKRGQQEYAVHAEYLAEMVRQMMLERYKESTYTEGYKVYTTLRSDSQETAYQSLRQGLVDYDIRHGYRGPEGFVAPEVILPGKEELLDETLSEQKDSGDLQAAIVLSVSPQSVRVYKKGGELLVIEGDGLRFARAMLSEKVAPAIRIRPGAIVRIKQMEKGWAISQLPQVEGALVALDPQNGAIRALAGGFDFNRSSFNHVTQAWRQPGSSFKPFIYSAALERGVTPATQINDAPLVIDPAQVGGQSWEPKNSDGKFEGMMSVRSALTRSRNLVTIRVLQAIGVDYAQAHISRFGFSPKQHPAYLTMALGAGSVTPLQMAEAYAVFANTGYRVRSYFVDRIEDGHGRVLAKTQPEVAGENAPRTLDARNAFVMNSLLHDVATQGTGAKTNSLGRSDLAGKTGTTNDANDAWFAGYQPGLVAISWVGFDQPRSLGAKEYGGVAALPIWVNFMNKALKGVDNVSYPVPEGVTPQTMQTERGSYTEYFFSEFLQTNPELGLGGGAGAAQPLDEIKELLF from the coding sequence ATGAGCAAACGCCTCCTACTTATTTTTGCCGGTATCCTAATCAGCCTAGTGATCCTTGCCGCAGGCTTGGGTGCATTTGCACTGGTAATCACTTACCCGCGCCTGCCCTCCCTTGAAGCGCTCACAGATTACCGACCTAAAATTCCACTCCGCATTTACACCAGCGATAACGTATTAATAGGTGAATTTGGCGAAGAACGCCGCGCTTTTACCTCAATAGACCAAGTACCCTTGTTAATGAAACAAGCCATTTTGTCTGCTGAAGACGAGCGCTTTTATGAGCATGGTGGCATCGACTACCTTGGTGTACTTAGAGCCATGATAGGCAATCTGACCTCAGGGCAATCCAAATCTGGAGCCAGTACGATCACGATGCAGGTAGCGCGCAACTTCTACCTTTCTAACGAAAAAACCTTTACTCGTAAGTTCAACGAGGCATTACTCTCATTCAAAATTGAACACAATCTTTCTAAAGATCAAATTCTTGAACTGTACTTCAATCAAATCTACCTCGGTCAACGCGCCTACGGCTTTGCCTCAGCAGCTCAAACCTATTACGGTAAAGAGCTAAAACAACTTAGCCCAGCTGAAATGGCAATGCTTGCTGGCTTACCTAAAGCCCCTTCTGCCTATAATCCAGTTGTAAACCCTAAACGAGCTCAGCTGCGTCAGCAATACGTTCTACGACGTATGCACGAACTAAAATTCATCAACGACAGTGATTATGAGGTCGCAAAGAGCGCTCCGCTCGTTCTTAAACGAGGCCAGCAAGAGTACGCCGTGCATGCCGAATACTTGGCAGAAATGGTGCGGCAAATGATGCTAGAACGCTACAAAGAATCAACTTACACTGAAGGTTACAAAGTTTACACCACCCTTCGTAGTGATAGCCAAGAAACGGCCTATCAATCACTGCGACAAGGCTTGGTCGACTACGACATTCGCCACGGCTATCGTGGGCCAGAGGGCTTTGTTGCGCCTGAAGTAATTTTACCTGGCAAGGAAGAGCTACTCGATGAAACGCTTTCAGAGCAGAAAGATTCGGGCGATTTGCAAGCGGCGATTGTCTTAAGTGTCAGCCCTCAATCTGTTCGCGTCTATAAAAAAGGAGGGGAGCTACTAGTAATAGAAGGTGATGGCTTACGCTTTGCTAGAGCCATGCTTTCTGAAAAAGTGGCCCCAGCAATCAGAATTCGGCCTGGCGCAATTGTACGAATCAAGCAAATGGAGAAAGGCTGGGCTATTTCACAACTTCCTCAAGTTGAAGGTGCGCTTGTTGCATTAGATCCACAAAATGGGGCTATTCGCGCACTAGCTGGTGGCTTTGACTTTAACCGTAGCTCCTTTAACCATGTTACCCAAGCATGGCGCCAGCCCGGTTCTAGCTTCAAACCCTTCATTTATTCAGCCGCATTAGAGCGTGGTGTAACTCCTGCAACTCAAATCAACGATGCGCCATTGGTGATAGACCCAGCTCAGGTAGGAGGACAAAGCTGGGAGCCTAAAAATAGCGATGGCAAATTTGAAGGAATGATGAGTGTACGCTCTGCACTTACACGCTCAAGAAACTTGGTCACCATTCGTGTATTGCAAGCCATCGGAGTGGATTATGCCCAAGCACACATTAGCCGCTTTGGCTTTAGCCCTAAGCAACACCCTGCTTACTTAACGATGGCCTTAGGAGCAGGCAGTGTTACACCACTGCAAATGGCCGAGGCGTATGCGGTATTTGCTAACACTGGCTATCGAGTTCGCTCCTATTTTGTAGATAGAATTGAAGATGGCCACGGCCGTGTTCTAGCCAAGACCCAGCCTGAAGTTGCCGGTGAAAATGCACCACGCACTTTAGATGCGCGAAATGCCTTTGTGATGAATAGCCTGCTGCACGATGTGGCCACCCAAGGCACGGGAGCGAAAACCAATAGCTTAGGCCGCAGTGATTTGGCTGGTAAAACGGGGACGACCAATGATGCCAATGACGCGTGGTTTGCCGGTTATCAACCAGGCTTGGTGGCTATTTCTTGGGTAGGTTTTGATCAACCTCGCTCCTTAGGCGCTAAAGAGTATGGTGGAGTTGCGGCACTGCCAATTTGGGTTAACTTTATGAATAAAGCGCTAAAAGGCGTGGATAACGTCAGTTATCCTGTGCCTGAAGGCGTAACACCGCAGACCATGCAAACCGAGCGTGGCTCATATACTGAATATTTCTTCAGCGAATTCCTGCAAACCAATCCAGAATTAGGATTGGGAGGTGGAGCGGGGGCAGCCCAGCCACTGGATGAGATCAAAGAATTACTGTTTTAA
- a CDS encoding pilus assembly protein PilM, which translates to MNLDFLKPKAPALIGVDISSSSVKMVELSLSGTTYSLDRYVIEPLPKDAVSDGNIANMDLVVEAIRRAWRQMGSKIKNVAIALPPAAVITKKILVPAGLTERELEMQVETEANQYIPFSLDEVNLDFQVLGVSPVAPDEEEVLIAAAKKEKVDERVAAIEAAGLRALVLDVESYATQAAFELMQPQLPNNGDKQIVAVVDIGATAMHMNIFKDGQSIYSRDQAYAGNQLTQEIQRKFNMSSDEAEQAKKHGGLPENYEPEVLQPFIDTLALEISRSLQFFYTSSNYNAVDHILLAGGCSAIYGLDDAVSSRTNVSSAMRANPFQGMATGKVRGKQVQVDAPSLLIACGLAMRRFDPS; encoded by the coding sequence TTGAATCTCGATTTCCTCAAACCCAAAGCACCTGCGCTGATTGGGGTGGATATAAGCTCTTCGTCCGTGAAAATGGTCGAGTTGAGTCTATCAGGCACCACCTACAGCCTTGATCGCTATGTGATTGAGCCCCTACCTAAAGATGCCGTGAGTGATGGCAATATCGCCAATATGGATTTGGTGGTGGAAGCCATCAGACGTGCATGGCGGCAAATGGGCTCTAAGATCAAAAATGTAGCGATTGCCCTGCCGCCAGCGGCGGTGATTACTAAAAAAATCTTGGTCCCCGCCGGCTTGACCGAGCGTGAGCTTGAGATGCAGGTTGAAACTGAGGCAAATCAGTACATTCCTTTTTCTTTGGACGAGGTGAATCTCGATTTTCAGGTGCTGGGTGTTTCTCCTGTTGCGCCCGATGAAGAAGAAGTACTGATTGCGGCAGCAAAAAAAGAGAAAGTGGATGAGCGCGTCGCGGCGATTGAAGCCGCAGGTTTACGTGCGCTGGTGCTCGATGTTGAGTCGTATGCCACCCAAGCCGCTTTTGAATTGATGCAGCCACAATTACCCAATAATGGCGATAAACAAATCGTGGCAGTGGTGGATATCGGTGCCACTGCTATGCATATGAATATCTTTAAAGATGGTCAGTCTATCTACAGCCGTGATCAAGCTTATGCCGGTAATCAACTGACGCAAGAAATTCAGCGTAAATTCAACATGTCGAGTGACGAAGCCGAGCAGGCTAAAAAGCATGGTGGATTGCCTGAAAACTACGAGCCAGAAGTGTTGCAGCCGTTTATTGATACTTTAGCTCTTGAAATCTCCCGCTCCTTGCAGTTTTTCTATACCTCCAGTAACTACAACGCGGTGGATCATATTCTGCTGGCTGGTGGTTGCAGTGCTATTTATGGTCTAGATGACGCGGTGTCTAGCCGCACCAATGTCAGCAGCGCCATGCGTGCCAATCCATTTCAAGGAATGGCAACCGGAAAAGTACGTGGAAAACAAGTGCAAGTGGATGCCCCTTCTCTTTTAATTGCCTGCGGATTGGCAATGCGGAGGTTTGACCCTTCATGA
- a CDS encoding PilN domain-containing protein — protein sequence MIRINLLPHREQKRVARQTRYLVLLGLTALAAIAVIVAGYLFYAARIETQNERNQFLTDENIKLDREISEIEKLKSEKQSLLDRKKIVERLQSGRSEVVIAMDQLVRQTPEGIYLKEAKALNDQITLVGYAQSNARVSTLMRNLNDSEIFEQPVLIEVKAAQVGNQKLSEFTLTIKITRTVDEAANASVPASRRRQGS from the coding sequence ATGATTCGGATTAATCTGCTTCCTCACCGTGAGCAAAAGCGTGTTGCACGCCAGACTCGCTATTTAGTTTTACTTGGGTTAACCGCTTTGGCGGCGATTGCCGTGATTGTGGCTGGCTATCTTTTTTATGCCGCTCGGATTGAAACCCAAAATGAGCGCAATCAATTTTTGACGGACGAAAATATCAAGTTAGATCGTGAAATTTCTGAAATTGAAAAATTGAAATCAGAGAAACAATCATTACTTGATCGTAAAAAAATTGTTGAGCGCTTGCAGTCTGGCCGATCAGAAGTGGTTATCGCGATGGATCAGCTGGTTCGGCAGACCCCTGAGGGTATTTATTTAAAAGAAGCCAAAGCGCTTAACGATCAAATAACTCTGGTGGGTTATGCGCAATCCAATGCCCGTGTTTCTACTCTAATGCGTAATTTAAACGACTCTGAAATCTTTGAGCAACCTGTGTTGATTGAGGTGAAAGCCGCACAAGTGGGTAATCAAAAATTATCGGAGTTTACCCTTACGATTAAAATAACGCGGACTGTAGATGAGGCTGCTAATGCTTCAGTACCAGCTTCACGTAGACGGCAGGGGAGCTAG
- a CDS encoding type IV pilus inner membrane component PilO gives MTLDELRNLDPKDIGNWPIAAQIGLIVVLFFTLTLGGYFYVWGSQMDELETGRAKEEQLKVDFVEKKRKAINLDAYRQQLQDIQQSFGALLRQLPNKSEMESLLTEINQAGVGRGLFFELFKPGTEVKTAEFAELPIDIRISGNYHDLAAFVSDVAQLSRIVTLSNLSLTSTKDPEVISMQAIAKTYRSLDEAEAQALHQAALDAKKKQK, from the coding sequence ATGACTCTCGACGAATTACGAAATTTAGACCCTAAAGACATTGGTAATTGGCCAATTGCAGCTCAAATTGGTTTGATTGTTGTATTGTTTTTTACGCTTACTTTGGGCGGGTATTTTTACGTCTGGGGTAGCCAAATGGATGAGTTAGAAACTGGTAGGGCAAAAGAAGAGCAGCTAAAAGTCGATTTCGTAGAAAAAAAGCGCAAGGCGATAAATCTAGACGCCTATCGCCAGCAATTACAAGATATTCAACAATCTTTTGGTGCTTTACTACGACAATTGCCTAATAAGTCGGAGATGGAATCCTTGCTTACCGAGATTAACCAAGCGGGCGTGGGGCGTGGTTTGTTTTTTGAGCTATTTAAACCAGGTACTGAAGTAAAAACGGCGGAGTTTGCCGAATTACCGATTGATATTCGAATCTCTGGTAACTATCACGATTTAGCTGCTTTTGTGAGTGATGTGGCTCAGCTATCGCGTATTGTTACTTTAAGCAACCTATCGCTTACGTCAACGAAAGATCCTGAGGTGATTTCAATGCAAGCGATTGCAAAAACATATCGCTCGTTAGATGAGGCCGAGGCGCAAGCGTTACATCAAGCTGCATTAGACGCTAAGAAGAAACAGAAATGA
- a CDS encoding pilus assembly protein PilP, producing MKIRSSSIKLSALMVFTAFSLSACFGEENGDLKAWMKESAEGLRGKVEPLPEAKPYVSFEYKAFDLSDPFRAAKMELAKKGSGGGLAPNTNRAKEILENYDLEKLRMVGTITQGKTMNGLIHAPDGNIYRVKVGSYMGQNFGMVTAITEIEVQLKEIVEDSGGDWVERTTNLSLDEAEQKK from the coding sequence ATGAAAATTCGATCTAGCTCAATCAAATTAAGCGCGCTGATGGTATTCACCGCATTTTCTTTAAGTGCTTGTTTTGGCGAGGAAAATGGTGATTTAAAAGCATGGATGAAAGAAAGTGCTGAAGGTCTGAGAGGTAAAGTGGAGCCATTGCCTGAGGCAAAGCCTTATGTTTCGTTTGAATATAAAGCGTTTGACTTAAGTGATCCATTTCGCGCTGCAAAAATGGAATTAGCCAAAAAAGGCTCTGGGGGTGGGCTTGCGCCTAACACCAACCGTGCCAAAGAGATTTTGGAAAATTACGATCTAGAAAAACTACGCATGGTAGGAACCATTACTCAGGGTAAGACGATGAATGGTTTGATCCACGCCCCCGATGGCAATATTTATCGGGTGAAAGTAGGGAGTTATATGGGGCAAAACTTTGGCATGGTGACAGCAATTACAGAAATTGAAGTTCAACTCAAAGAAATCGTTGAAGACAGTGGGGGTGATTGGGTGGAGCGCACCACGAATTTATCCCTTGATGAAGCGGAGCAAAAAAAATGA
- the pilQ gene encoding type IV pilus secretin PilQ, translating to MKILNVIKLASLMCIACFSSFAATAASITAIDVSNVSADKQVIRLSFSGPAPVPTSFSVNTPPRVAFDFADTTNAAGKSSVQVNGAALRLISLAEGSGRTRVVLNMQKQAAYQTKAEGNDFYITVDGTSSAVTAQAKTTHFAESKAPEASSKNKRDSIENIDFRRGKDGEGKVVIDLSSPNVGIDIRQQGKTLLIDFNKAALPKKLERRMDVSDFGTPIQKVDAYSQGETSKMIIEPKGNWEYSAYQTENRFIVEVREVNDERNKQAGIKPAFKGEKLSLNFQNVEIRAVLQVIAEFTGLNFITSDTVTGNITLRLKDVPWDQALDIILQAKGLDQRKNGSVLWIAPREELASKEKQELEARKQIDELEPTRTESFQLRYQKAEDLKKMLTDEKQQMLSKRGSIVIDARTNTLFVQDISSKLEQVRSVIAKIDVAVRQVQIEARIVEANDGFSRELGVKLGWGSRGHLGSTDLGLGNSLDNAGKGIGVIPATAGTTPSATTPVNNILTMGNNVNFPAIGSGVGAPGTFALIAANANWLLGLEISALAADNKGKIISSPRLVTADQVEASIESGEEIPYQESSQNGATTISFKKATLSLKVTPQITPDGNVIMKLNVTKDSRGTVTLGIPSINTKQINTTVLVENGGTVVIGGIYTQEVGTDVTKVPWLGDIPYLGNLFKNTLEKDLRRELLIFISPKVIQSDLSLR from the coding sequence ATGAAAATACTCAATGTCATCAAGCTGGCAAGTCTTATGTGCATAGCTTGTTTTTCCTCTTTTGCTGCTACGGCAGCGAGCATTACTGCCATTGATGTTAGCAATGTATCGGCAGATAAGCAGGTTATTCGTTTAAGTTTTAGTGGCCCAGCTCCTGTTCCTACCAGCTTTTCTGTGAACACTCCGCCTCGGGTTGCTTTTGATTTTGCGGATACTACCAATGCAGCGGGTAAAAGTTCGGTGCAAGTAAATGGCGCTGCGCTGCGCTTGATTAGCTTAGCTGAGGGCTCAGGGCGTACGCGCGTTGTGCTCAATATGCAAAAGCAAGCGGCGTATCAAACCAAAGCGGAAGGGAATGATTTTTATATTACGGTGGATGGCACCAGCAGTGCGGTCACCGCTCAGGCGAAGACCACGCATTTTGCTGAGAGCAAAGCGCCTGAGGCGAGTAGTAAAAATAAACGGGATAGCATCGAGAACATTGATTTTCGCCGTGGTAAAGATGGTGAAGGAAAGGTTGTTATTGATCTATCCAGCCCCAATGTGGGCATTGATATCCGTCAGCAGGGTAAAACTTTGTTGATTGATTTTAATAAGGCCGCCTTACCTAAAAAATTAGAGCGCCGGATGGATGTAAGTGACTTTGGTACGCCGATCCAAAAAGTGGATGCGTACAGCCAAGGTGAAACCAGCAAGATGATTATCGAGCCTAAGGGCAACTGGGAATACTCGGCTTATCAAACTGAAAATCGCTTTATTGTTGAAGTGCGCGAGGTCAATGACGAGCGTAATAAACAAGCTGGGATTAAGCCTGCATTTAAGGGCGAAAAGCTCTCGTTGAACTTCCAAAATGTTGAAATTCGCGCTGTTTTACAAGTGATTGCTGAGTTTACTGGCCTGAACTTTATTACTAGCGATACAGTAACGGGCAATATAACCTTGCGTTTAAAAGACGTGCCTTGGGATCAAGCGCTGGATATTATCTTGCAAGCCAAGGGGCTGGATCAGCGTAAAAACGGTAGCGTATTGTGGATTGCGCCTCGTGAAGAACTCGCCAGCAAGGAAAAGCAAGAGCTGGAAGCGCGTAAGCAGATTGATGAACTTGAGCCTACCCGCACTGAGTCATTCCAGCTGCGTTATCAAAAAGCTGAAGACTTAAAGAAAATGCTTACCGACGAGAAGCAGCAAATGCTTTCAAAGCGCGGCAGCATTGTGATTGATGCACGGACTAATACTTTGTTTGTGCAGGATATCTCTAGCAAGCTAGAGCAAGTGCGCTCGGTTATTGCTAAGATCGACGTAGCGGTGCGCCAAGTGCAAATTGAAGCACGTATTGTTGAGGCCAACGATGGCTTTAGCCGCGAGCTGGGGGTGAAGTTGGGTTGGGGCTCACGAGGCCACTTAGGTAGCACTGATTTAGGCTTGGGTAATAGCTTAGATAATGCCGGTAAAGGGATTGGTGTTATTCCTGCAACGGCAGGGACTACACCGAGTGCAACAACTCCTGTTAATAATATTTTAACTATGGGCAATAACGTGAACTTCCCTGCGATTGGTTCTGGGGTAGGTGCACCGGGTACTTTTGCGCTGATTGCTGCTAATGCTAATTGGTTGCTAGGCTTAGAAATCAGTGCTTTGGCTGCAGACAACAAAGGTAAGATTATCTCTAGCCCACGGCTTGTAACGGCTGACCAAGTTGAAGCCTCTATTGAAAGCGGGGAAGAGATTCCTTACCAAGAAAGCTCACAAAACGGCGCTACAACGATTTCGTTTAAGAAAGCGACTTTGTCATTAAAGGTGACGCCGCAGATCACGCCTGATGGCAATGTGATCATGAAGCTCAACGTAACTAAAGATAGCCGTGGCACGGTCACCTTGGGTATTCCATCGATTAACACCAAGCAAATCAATACTACGGTTTTGGTTGAAAACGGTGGCACGGTGGTCATCGGCGGTATCTACACGCAAGAAGTAGGTACGGATGTGACTAAAGTGCCGTGGCTAGGAGATATTCCTTATCTGGGGAATCTATTTAAAAACACCCTAGAAAAAGACCTACGCCGTGAGCTATTGATTTTTATTTCACCTAAAGTGATTCAATCAGACTTGTCATTACGTTGA
- a CDS encoding shikimate kinase — MLGMKLPGNFFLVGMMGAGKTTVGRALAKVSGKVFYDTDHEIESRTGAKIPIIFEVEGEAGFRRREVAMIKELGAQKNIVLATGGGAVLNPANRAVLRREGFVIYLRASVDELYLRTCHDKNRPLLQTENPKQRLHEFYAIRDPLYCEVADLVIDTSRQTVHSLLQLLMKELELHADR, encoded by the coding sequence ATGCTTGGCATGAAACTGCCAGGCAATTTTTTTCTGGTCGGCATGATGGGTGCCGGCAAAACCACCGTAGGGCGAGCACTCGCTAAAGTCAGCGGTAAGGTTTTCTATGATACGGATCACGAGATTGAATCTCGGACCGGAGCAAAGATTCCAATCATCTTTGAAGTAGAAGGTGAGGCCGGATTTCGCCGCCGTGAAGTGGCGATGATTAAAGAGCTTGGTGCGCAAAAAAATATCGTGCTAGCAACGGGTGGCGGTGCGGTGCTGAACCCTGCTAACCGTGCGGTACTGAGGCGTGAAGGCTTTGTGATTTATTTGCGTGCCAGCGTGGATGAGCTGTATTTGCGCACCTGCCACGATAAAAATCGCCCACTCTTGCAAACTGAAAACCCAAAACAGCGCTTGCATGAGTTTTATGCCATTCGAGATCCCCTCTATTGCGAAGTTGCTGATCTGGTGATTGATACCAGCCGGCAGACTGTGCATTCGCTATTGCAATTATTGATGAAAGAGCTGGAGCTGCACGCGGATCGTTGA